The following proteins are encoded in a genomic region of Streptomyces collinus Tu 365:
- a CDS encoding ATP-binding protein, with product MISAPSAALGLVYRWTDHTINPTGEARAVLRRVLKDLGLSGDLVSDGVLAVSELVANAHEHARGPYEVHLRSVAGRYICEIHDGNPLLPPDLYLAAVSSPEATASEVVSGLLTERGRGLHIVNELTQGQWGFQVTNCGTKAAWVVLTEASAAMANRGGQT from the coding sequence ATGATCAGCGCGCCGTCCGCCGCTCTCGGCCTCGTGTACCGCTGGACCGACCACACCATCAACCCGACCGGCGAAGCCCGCGCGGTTCTGCGACGTGTCCTCAAGGATCTGGGCCTGTCAGGAGACCTCGTCAGCGACGGAGTCCTGGCCGTCTCCGAGCTCGTGGCGAACGCGCACGAGCACGCGCGCGGCCCGTACGAGGTACACCTTCGCTCTGTTGCCGGAAGATACATCTGCGAGATCCACGACGGGAATCCTCTTCTCCCTCCGGACCTCTACCTGGCTGCCGTGTCCTCGCCGGAAGCCACCGCGTCGGAGGTAGTGAGCGGGCTGCTCACTGAGCGCGGACGGGGCCTGCACATCGTGAACGAGCTGACCCAGGGACAGTGGGGGTTCCAGGTCACGAACTGCGGGACCAAGGCGGCCTGGGTGGTGCTGACCGAGGCTTCGGCTGCGATGGCTAACCGAGGCGGTCAGACCTGA
- a CDS encoding response regulator, translating into MIRVLVVDDEALVRTGFTHILATAEDIEVVAAVDGGQAVRSVRESRPDVVLLDIRMPDVDGLTVLAELRRMTDPPIVAMLTTFDADEYVAAALRSGAAGFLLKDTDPEQLPYLVRALAEGGTVLSSKVTRTVVDGYLDKGEREPAARLAARLTEREREVLVLMADGLANADIGERMHLSAGTVKGHVSAVFGKLEVSSRVQAALVAERAGLLGPERNPERTPERDEAAG; encoded by the coding sequence GTGATCCGGGTCCTGGTGGTCGACGACGAAGCCCTGGTCCGCACGGGCTTCACCCACATCCTCGCCACGGCCGAGGACATCGAGGTCGTGGCGGCCGTCGACGGCGGCCAGGCCGTGCGGTCGGTGCGCGAGTCGCGCCCCGACGTCGTCCTGCTGGACATCCGGATGCCGGACGTGGACGGCCTCACCGTACTGGCGGAGCTGCGCCGCATGACGGACCCGCCGATCGTGGCCATGCTCACCACGTTCGACGCCGACGAGTACGTGGCTGCCGCCCTGCGCTCGGGCGCCGCGGGCTTCCTGCTCAAGGACACCGACCCGGAGCAGCTTCCGTACCTGGTCAGGGCGCTGGCCGAGGGCGGGACGGTGCTGTCGTCCAAGGTGACCCGCACGGTGGTGGACGGCTATCTCGACAAGGGCGAGCGCGAGCCCGCCGCCCGGCTCGCGGCCCGGCTCACCGAACGGGAGCGCGAGGTCCTCGTGCTGATGGCGGACGGTCTGGCCAACGCCGACATCGGCGAGCGGATGCACCTGAGCGCCGGCACGGTGAAGGGCCATGTCAGCGCCGTGTTCGGCAAGCTGGAGGTCAGCAGCCGGGTACAGGCCGCGCTGGTCGCCGAGCGGGCGGGCCTGCTGGGCCCGGAGCGCAATCCGGAGCGCACCCCGGAGCGGGACGAGGCCGCCGGATGA
- a CDS encoding ImmA/IrrE family metallo-endopeptidase produces MTLPRGFKANAEREALRLRRELDLGDTDALNVDDLADHLKVKIVSAEKLVSRTRLEELERVQAYAFSAATFQVSGRNIVVTNPLRTAGRRASDVAHELSHLVLKHDLTEIREVNGMPFRTCRPDEEEQATAFGGTLMLPRPLLLGAVRRQWGPTQIAEHYGVTEEMARYRYNTTGVAKQVRGR; encoded by the coding sequence GTGACCCTCCCCCGAGGCTTCAAGGCCAACGCCGAACGAGAAGCCCTCCGACTGCGCCGCGAACTCGACCTCGGCGACACCGATGCCCTGAACGTCGACGACCTCGCCGACCACCTCAAGGTCAAGATCGTCAGCGCCGAGAAGCTCGTCAGCCGCACCCGCCTCGAAGAACTCGAACGGGTCCAGGCGTACGCCTTCTCCGCCGCGACCTTCCAGGTCTCCGGCAGGAACATCGTCGTCACCAACCCGCTCCGAACAGCGGGTCGCAGGGCCAGCGACGTGGCCCACGAGCTCTCCCACCTCGTCCTGAAGCATGACCTGACCGAGATCCGCGAAGTCAATGGCATGCCCTTCAGGACCTGCCGCCCCGACGAGGAAGAACAAGCCACTGCCTTTGGCGGAACACTCATGCTTCCCCGCCCCCTGCTGCTCGGCGCAGTCCGCCGCCAGTGGGGGCCGACGCAGATCGCCGAGCACTACGGAGTGACCGAAGAGATGGCCCGATACCGGTACAACACCACTGGGGTGGCCAAACAGGTCCGAGGCCGCTGA
- a CDS encoding helix-turn-helix transcriptional regulator: MSCHCSGSGSPPGESLRQAAVEAGVSFSTLTRVEAGAQPDLATFTRLCAWLGVSPSRFFTPTATRQMSPLDQAITHLHADPRLTDDAANKISSVLRDLYDALAKEAVPGVPALACHLRAASVLRPGVPQRLADLLTDMNTELERLVEAGEL, from the coding sequence GTGAGCTGCCACTGCTCGGGCAGCGGGTCACCGCCGGGAGAGTCTCTCCGGCAGGCCGCCGTCGAAGCGGGCGTCAGCTTCAGCACCCTCACCCGGGTCGAAGCTGGCGCCCAGCCCGACCTCGCCACCTTCACCCGCCTCTGCGCCTGGCTCGGCGTCTCCCCGAGCCGCTTCTTCACCCCGACCGCCACCCGCCAGATGTCGCCCCTCGACCAGGCCATCACCCACCTCCACGCAGACCCTCGGCTCACCGACGACGCGGCGAACAAGATCAGCTCTGTTCTGCGCGACCTCTACGACGCCCTCGCGAAGGAGGCGGTCCCCGGCGTACCCGCCCTTGCCTGCCACCTCCGGGCTGCCTCGGTGTTGCGCCCCGGTGTCCCCCAGCGGCTCGCCGACCTGCTCACCGACATGAACACCGAACTCGAACGACTCGTCGAAGCAGGCGAACTGTGA
- a CDS encoding sensor histidine kinase has protein sequence MTRRGATRNGLTRRGVPAVLLDVLLVLVALADTWANVDLGQQPAVSCALLGSFALLLRRRLPLTTFLLTVPTAMVSDAVFATLAALYTLASLSRHRVLLACCALTYAIIDFLPWPWSTLRANELSGTHNVVHLIYAVATAAAPVFLGQLVQARRELSLRLTEITEAREHERLLTAQGVLARERAQLAREMHDVVSHQVSLIAVQAGALQVSSQDPEAKRGAAAIRRLSVQTLDELRHMVSVLRASGSRPTELTPQPSLADLQRLVDGSGMEAELKTDLPEGLSPPVQRAVYRTVQEALTNVRKHAPGATATVRLHHVNGRVEVTVTNTAPTRPPLPLPGAHHGLLGLRQRAELLGGTVTAGPTPDGGYELHLDLPREGAG, from the coding sequence ATGACGCGCCGGGGGGCGACCCGCAACGGGCTGACGCGCCGCGGTGTGCCGGCCGTACTGCTGGACGTGCTCCTGGTGCTGGTCGCCCTGGCGGACACGTGGGCCAACGTCGACCTGGGGCAGCAGCCCGCCGTGAGCTGCGCGCTGCTCGGCTCCTTCGCCCTGCTGCTGCGCCGCCGCCTGCCGCTGACGACGTTCCTGCTGACGGTCCCCACCGCGATGGTCTCCGACGCGGTGTTCGCCACGCTGGCGGCGCTGTACACGCTCGCCTCGCTCAGCCGGCACCGGGTCCTGCTGGCCTGCTGTGCCCTGACGTACGCGATCATCGACTTCCTGCCCTGGCCGTGGTCGACGCTGCGGGCCAACGAGCTGTCCGGCACCCACAACGTCGTCCACCTCATCTACGCCGTGGCCACGGCGGCCGCCCCGGTCTTCCTGGGCCAGCTGGTCCAGGCCCGCCGGGAGCTGTCGCTCCGGCTCACCGAGATCACCGAGGCCCGGGAGCACGAGCGGCTGCTGACCGCGCAGGGCGTGCTGGCGCGGGAGCGGGCGCAACTGGCGCGGGAGATGCACGACGTGGTCTCCCACCAGGTCAGCCTGATCGCCGTGCAGGCCGGAGCGCTCCAGGTGAGCAGCCAGGATCCCGAGGCGAAGAGGGGCGCGGCCGCGATCCGGCGGCTCAGCGTGCAGACCCTGGACGAGCTGCGGCACATGGTGAGCGTGCTGCGCGCCTCCGGCAGCCGCCCCACGGAGCTCACCCCGCAGCCGTCCCTGGCCGACCTGCAACGGCTGGTCGACGGCAGCGGCATGGAGGCGGAGCTGAAGACGGACCTCCCCGAGGGGTTGTCCCCGCCCGTCCAGCGCGCCGTCTACCGGACGGTCCAGGAGGCCCTGACCAACGTCCGCAAACACGCGCCGGGCGCCACGGCCACGGTCCGCCTCCACCACGTGAACGGCCGGGTCGAGGTCACCGTCACCAACACGGCACCCACCCGCCCCCCGCTCCCCCTCCCCGGCGCCCACCACGGCCTGCTGGGCCTGCGCCAACGAGCCGAACTCCTCGGCGGCACGGTCACCGCGGGCCCCACCCCCGACGGCGGCTACGAACTCCACCTCGACCTCCCCAGGGAGGGGGCGGGGTGA
- the meaB gene encoding methylmalonyl Co-A mutase-associated GTPase MeaB, producing the protein MAAIDLDTYVKGVLDGRRALVARAITLVESTRPQHRALAQQLLTQLLPHSGRARRIGVSGVPGVGKSTFIDAFGTLLTSQGHRVAVLAVDPSSTRTGGSILGDKTRMERLAVDPAAFVRPSPSAGTLGGVAKATRESMVVMEAAGYDVILVETVGVGQSETAVANMVDSFLLLTLARTGDQLQGIKKGVLELADVIAVNKADGPHERDAKAAARELSGALRLMHGKDTFWTPPVLSCSARESSGLDVVWDRLEQHRSLLDSTGRLAAKRRDQQVDWTWSMVRDELLDRLRTHPAVREAAPGLEQRVKDGSLTATLAAEEILRAFAGTGGAGDRAEG; encoded by the coding sequence ATGGCAGCGATCGATCTCGACACGTATGTGAAGGGTGTGCTCGACGGCAGGCGGGCCCTGGTGGCCCGGGCCATCACGCTCGTCGAGTCCACCCGTCCCCAGCACCGGGCGCTGGCCCAGCAGTTGCTCACACAGCTGCTGCCGCACAGCGGCCGGGCGCGGCGGATCGGCGTGAGCGGGGTGCCGGGTGTCGGCAAGTCGACGTTCATCGACGCGTTCGGCACCCTGCTGACCTCCCAGGGCCACCGGGTGGCCGTCCTCGCGGTGGACCCCTCCTCGACCCGCACCGGGGGCTCGATCCTCGGCGACAAGACGCGGATGGAGCGGCTGGCGGTGGACCCGGCGGCCTTCGTCCGGCCCTCCCCCAGCGCGGGCACGCTGGGCGGCGTCGCGAAGGCCACCCGGGAGTCGATGGTGGTCATGGAGGCGGCGGGCTACGACGTGATCCTGGTGGAGACCGTCGGCGTGGGCCAGTCGGAGACGGCCGTGGCGAACATGGTCGACTCCTTCCTGCTGCTCACCCTGGCCCGCACCGGCGACCAGTTGCAGGGCATCAAGAAGGGTGTGCTGGAGCTGGCCGACGTCATCGCGGTCAACAAGGCGGACGGCCCGCACGAACGCGACGCGAAGGCCGCGGCCCGCGAACTGTCGGGTGCGCTGCGCCTGATGCACGGCAAGGACACGTTCTGGACGCCTCCCGTGCTCAGTTGCAGCGCCCGGGAGTCGTCGGGCCTCGACGTGGTGTGGGACCGCCTGGAGCAGCACCGCTCCCTGCTGGACTCCACGGGCCGGCTCGCCGCCAAGCGCCGGGACCAGCAGGTCGACTGGACCTGGTCGATGGTCCGGGACGAACTCCTGGACCGCCTGCGCACGCATCCCGCGGTGCGCGAGGCCGCCCCGGGGCTCGAACAGCGGGTGAAGGACGGCTCGCTGACGGCGACGCTGGCGGCGGAGGAGATCCTGCGGGCGTTCGCGGGCACCGGCGGGGCCGGGGACCGGGCCGAGGGCTGA
- a CDS encoding MFS transporter: protein MLASLLGGMFLGNVDIAVVNVAIPSIRDHLHASGGELELIVSGYTLAYAMLLITGARLGEIRGRRRTYLAGLAVFTLSSLGCGLAPDGVTLVAARVIQGGGAALMVSQVLTGIQVTFDGEARRRALGAYTAVLGVSSVIGQALGGVLVSADVLGTGWRPIFLVNVPIGIVLLVASCVFLPADEDRGARKLDLRGVGLLSAALFLLVAPLVLGQDAGWPWWARASLAASLPAFALFAKAERDVARGGGEPLMNVALLARRQVALALVSQAVTRAGYFALLFVLALHLQQGLGESAVYAGLLPIAWVATFALAGPALGRAGARTRRLAAPVGALLMAVAFAGVAAGLQSTGWLVLLLGIGGIGYGAAFSGTLAHLTESVEAAYASDVSGLFNTTLQVGGTMGVAVFGTVYLALTDHTGTAHAAFGTTNAWLAAVSVAAAALMSLAGRPAGRVPYVTEGAGLLGRSAYGVDHGSRVTPSAGLPRGRGRTALHPCGEADGRVPADAQSQYAAPRSPARQTPARTDDAAGDAHPGR, encoded by the coding sequence GTGCTGGCCTCGCTGCTCGGCGGCATGTTCCTCGGGAACGTGGACATCGCCGTGGTGAACGTGGCCATCCCCTCGATCCGCGACCACCTGCACGCCTCCGGCGGCGAGCTGGAGCTCATCGTCTCCGGGTACACCCTCGCGTACGCGATGCTGCTGATCACCGGAGCCCGCCTGGGTGAGATCCGCGGCCGCCGCCGGACGTACCTGGCCGGCCTCGCGGTGTTCACCCTCTCCTCCCTGGGCTGCGGCCTCGCGCCGGACGGCGTCACGCTGGTGGCGGCGCGCGTAATCCAGGGCGGGGGCGCGGCGCTGATGGTCTCGCAGGTGCTGACGGGCATCCAGGTCACCTTCGACGGGGAGGCGCGGCGCCGCGCGCTGGGCGCGTACACCGCCGTCCTGGGGGTGAGTTCGGTCATCGGGCAGGCCCTCGGCGGCGTCCTCGTCTCGGCGGACGTCCTGGGGACGGGGTGGCGGCCGATCTTCCTCGTCAACGTGCCGATCGGGATCGTCCTGCTCGTCGCCTCCTGCGTGTTCCTGCCTGCCGACGAGGACCGCGGCGCCAGGAAGCTGGACCTGCGGGGCGTGGGACTCCTGTCCGCGGCGCTGTTCCTGCTGGTGGCTCCCCTGGTGCTGGGGCAGGACGCGGGCTGGCCGTGGTGGGCCCGGGCGTCGCTCGCCGCTTCGCTGCCGGCCTTCGCGCTGTTCGCGAAGGCCGAGCGGGACGTTGCGCGGGGCGGCGGCGAACCGCTCATGAACGTGGCGCTGCTCGCCCGCCGTCAGGTGGCCCTGGCTCTGGTCTCCCAGGCGGTCACCCGCGCGGGCTACTTCGCCCTGCTCTTCGTCCTCGCGCTCCACCTCCAGCAGGGCCTGGGCGAAAGCGCGGTGTACGCGGGACTCCTGCCCATCGCATGGGTGGCCACCTTCGCCCTGGCCGGCCCGGCCCTGGGGCGGGCGGGCGCACGCACGCGCCGCCTGGCGGCACCGGTGGGCGCCCTGCTGATGGCGGTGGCCTTCGCCGGGGTGGCGGCCGGCCTGCAGAGCACCGGGTGGCTCGTGCTGCTCCTGGGTATCGGCGGGATCGGCTACGGCGCGGCCTTCAGCGGGACGCTGGCGCACCTGACGGAGTCCGTCGAGGCGGCGTACGCGTCCGACGTGAGCGGCCTGTTCAACACCACGCTCCAGGTCGGCGGAACGATGGGCGTGGCGGTCTTCGGCACCGTCTACCTCGCCCTGACCGACCACACCGGCACGGCACACGCGGCGTTCGGCACGACGAACGCGTGGCTCGCCGCCGTGTCGGTGGCCGCCGCGGCGCTGATGTCGCTGGCGGGGCGGCCGGCCGGCCGGGTCCCGTACGTCACCGAAGGCGCGGGGCTCCTCGGCCGCTCCGCATATGGTGTCGATCATGGGAGTCGAGTTACACCATCTGCGGGGCTTCCTCGCGGTCGCGGAAGAACGGCACTTCACCCGTGCGGCGAAGCGGATGGACGTGTCCCAGCCGACGCTCAGTCGCAGTATGCGGCGCCTCGAAGCCCTGCTCGGCAGACGCCTGCTCGAACGGACGACGCGGCAGGTGACGCTCACCCCGGACGGTGA
- a CDS encoding class I SAM-dependent methyltransferase, producing MPLGSLMQGGPHPDTPGVTIASPRTYELFGAVFFAGRRDRAFTRLAGLSGAGRGDRVLDVGCGTGYLTRRMAAQVGPDGAVTGVDPSPPVLAHARGRKRRPGSAPCTYREGIAEALDLPDASFDTVVTSLMLHHLPEGLRLPALREMRRVLRPGGRLLVAEFRPPNSHLGRLLVHGGTAHAMAHNRVDVLDGLVADAGLEVSGHGDVRPWLYYVQARRAEE from the coding sequence ATGCCCCTCGGAAGCCTCATGCAGGGCGGACCGCACCCGGACACGCCCGGCGTGACCATCGCGAGTCCGCGCACCTACGAACTCTTCGGCGCCGTCTTCTTCGCCGGCCGCCGCGACCGCGCCTTCACCCGGCTCGCCGGACTCAGCGGCGCCGGACGCGGCGACCGCGTCCTCGACGTCGGCTGCGGCACCGGCTACCTGACCCGGCGCATGGCGGCCCAGGTCGGCCCGGACGGCGCGGTCACCGGCGTGGACCCCTCGCCGCCGGTCCTGGCCCACGCCCGCGGCCGGAAGCGGCGCCCCGGCAGCGCGCCCTGCACCTACCGCGAGGGGATCGCCGAGGCGCTCGACCTGCCCGACGCGTCCTTCGACACGGTCGTCACCAGCCTGATGCTCCATCACCTCCCCGAGGGCCTGCGGCTCCCGGCCCTGCGCGAGATGCGGCGCGTGCTGCGCCCCGGCGGGCGGCTGCTGGTCGCGGAGTTCCGGCCGCCGAACAGTCACCTCGGCCGCCTCCTGGTGCACGGCGGAACCGCCCACGCCATGGCGCACAACCGGGTGGACGTCCTGGACGGCCTCGTCGCCGACGCCGGCCTCGAGGTGAGCGGCCACGGTGACGTCCGGCCCTGGCTGTACTACGTACAGGCGCGGCGCGCGGAGGAGTGA
- a CDS encoding TetR/AcrR family transcriptional regulator, producing MTDVTEPGPRARTRTRLPAAERRASILAAATEVFSETGYQRGKVSEIAKRVGVSEPVVFQNFGSKAALYRATLDHAVESVSALLHQAADTGRPVPEVLTSFLDPAHLDRFHRPGAHGFLFADATALAHDPDLGEALRQVHQHLADMLAGLLERGRSAGDIRRDVDARTAAWWLVSLLAGRSFRAAVVPDRDRVEAELTDLALRALLPRGDGGHGEP from the coding sequence ATGACCGACGTGACCGAGCCCGGCCCCCGCGCCCGTACCCGCACCCGTCTGCCCGCCGCCGAACGCCGGGCGTCGATCCTGGCCGCGGCCACCGAGGTGTTCTCGGAGACCGGCTACCAGCGCGGGAAGGTCTCCGAGATCGCCAAGCGGGTCGGGGTCAGCGAGCCGGTCGTCTTCCAGAACTTCGGCTCGAAGGCCGCGCTGTACCGGGCGACGCTGGACCACGCCGTGGAGTCGGTGTCCGCGCTCCTGCACCAGGCCGCCGACACGGGCCGTCCGGTCCCCGAGGTGCTGACGTCCTTCCTCGACCCCGCGCACCTGGACCGCTTCCACCGGCCCGGCGCGCACGGGTTCCTCTTCGCGGACGCCACGGCCCTGGCCCACGACCCGGACCTCGGCGAGGCCCTGCGCCAGGTCCACCAGCACCTCGCCGACATGCTCGCCGGCCTGCTGGAGCGCGGCCGGTCGGCCGGCGACATCCGGCGGGACGTCGACGCACGCACCGCCGCCTGGTGGCTCGTCTCCCTCCTGGCGGGCCGCTCCTTCCGGGCGGCGGTCGTCCCCGACCGTGACAGGGTGGAGGCCGAACTGACGGACCTGGCACTACGTGCGCTGCTGCCCCGCGGGGACGGGGGCCACGGGGAGCCGTAG
- a CDS encoding tellurite resistance TerB family protein, producing MALWDRIKESASTMQTQLVAKKNDLKSGAFRDASMAMCALVAAADGTVDPSERQRVAQLIASNEVLQNFPADDLRRRFEDNLNKLTADFAFGKVSVLQEIAKAKKKPAEARAVIQIGIVIGGADGDFDKTEQAVVREACFTLDLPPHEFDL from the coding sequence ATGGCCCTGTGGGACCGCATCAAGGAATCCGCCTCGACGATGCAGACCCAGCTCGTGGCGAAGAAGAACGATCTCAAGAGCGGTGCGTTCCGGGACGCGAGCATGGCGATGTGCGCGCTGGTGGCGGCCGCCGACGGCACCGTCGACCCGTCCGAACGGCAGCGGGTGGCCCAGTTGATCGCCTCCAACGAGGTCCTGCAGAACTTCCCCGCCGACGACCTGCGCCGGCGCTTCGAGGACAACCTGAACAAGCTGACCGCCGACTTCGCCTTCGGCAAGGTCAGCGTGCTGCAGGAGATCGCCAAGGCGAAGAAGAAGCCCGCCGAGGCGCGTGCGGTCATCCAGATCGGCATCGTCATCGGCGGCGCGGACGGCGACTTCGACAAGACCGAGCAGGCCGTCGTGCGCGAGGCGTGCTTCACCCTCGACCTGCCCCCGCACGAGTTCGACCTCTGA
- a CDS encoding DUF418 domain-containing protein: protein MFSAHVGPDVTVGGPVGFVLETARGRSSALFALLAGFSLVIITGRPHPRTGRPGRQAVARVAIRAGVLVVLGYALTALDTPVNVILGYYGLIFIAVVPLYRLRAGPLALVAAAGALVLPQLLYVLRQAIEGGDWADTVAAWDPLARLSGSGGFTQLLVTGDYPALTWMPFVVAGMAIAKLDLTRPGVRPRLAVTGGALAVLGYGGSWLALHLVPGALASVGAAADGGSPGSAWWSDTVGTPEGHTPLAWLLVAAPHSQTTLSVIGNTGVAVALLAACLAVVERLPRLTRAATPVVAVGQMALTAYVLHIVALWFFDEVWYVPAVDSDAMNALPVLVGFAVAATLLATLWTRRFRRGPLEHALHVVTGVARYVE, encoded by the coding sequence ATGTTCTCCGCGCACGTCGGGCCCGACGTCACCGTGGGCGGCCCGGTGGGGTTCGTGCTGGAGACGGCCCGCGGTCGTTCCTCCGCCCTCTTCGCGCTGCTCGCCGGCTTCTCGCTGGTCATCATCACCGGCCGCCCGCACCCCCGGACCGGGCGTCCCGGCCGGCAGGCGGTGGCCCGGGTCGCGATCCGCGCCGGCGTCCTCGTGGTGCTGGGCTACGCCCTGACCGCACTGGACACCCCGGTGAACGTGATCCTCGGCTACTACGGCCTGATCTTCATCGCCGTGGTCCCGCTGTACCGGCTGCGGGCCGGACCGCTCGCCCTCGTCGCGGCCGCCGGCGCGCTCGTCCTGCCCCAGCTCCTCTACGTGCTCCGGCAGGCGATCGAGGGCGGCGACTGGGCGGACACCGTCGCCGCCTGGGACCCGCTGGCCAGGCTCAGCGGCTCCGGCGGCTTCACGCAACTGCTGGTCACCGGCGACTACCCGGCGCTCACCTGGATGCCGTTCGTGGTCGCGGGCATGGCGATCGCCAAGCTCGACCTCACCCGGCCCGGCGTCCGGCCCCGGCTGGCCGTCACCGGCGGGGCGCTCGCCGTGCTCGGCTACGGCGGCTCCTGGCTGGCCCTGCACCTGGTCCCGGGCGCGCTCGCCTCGGTCGGGGCCGCCGCCGACGGCGGCTCGCCGGGGTCGGCGTGGTGGTCGGACACCGTCGGCACACCCGAGGGCCACACCCCGCTCGCCTGGCTGCTCGTGGCCGCGCCGCACAGCCAGACGACTCTCTCCGTCATCGGCAACACCGGCGTCGCGGTGGCCCTGCTCGCCGCCTGCCTCGCGGTCGTGGAGAGGCTGCCGCGCCTCACGCGCGCGGCCACTCCGGTCGTGGCGGTCGGGCAGATGGCGCTGACCGCGTACGTCCTGCACATCGTCGCGCTCTGGTTCTTCGACGAGGTCTGGTACGTCCCGGCGGTCGACAGCGACGCCATGAACGCCCTGCCGGTGCTCGTGGGCTTCGCCGTGGCCGCCACACTGCTGGCGACCCTGTGGACCCGCCGCTTCCGGCGCGGCCCCCTCGAACACGCCCTCCACGTCGTCACCGGGGTCGCGCGGTACGTCGAGTGA